In Triticum aestivum cultivar Chinese Spring chromosome 5B, IWGSC CS RefSeq v2.1, whole genome shotgun sequence, the following proteins share a genomic window:
- the LOC123113447 gene encoding BTB/POZ domain-containing protein At3g50780, producing the protein MAEFKVGSLDARTTKFRTVPIAVTPEGFWCCPSQTVLQKTVKNQNQQTRPKVGASPPASKASSVQRAPTISSERRTHSTPTRSRANSDEQRCPSADNAATNPPKVASERPPKQHKVSVGFGQIEMSDLRVVLYGKDGVAVKMSVHKNILAENSTFFADKLSRQSPVSSIEVPDCEDVEIYVETVGLMYCNDVKQKLIKQSVPRVLRILKVAELLGFRACVLSCLNYLEAVPWAGEEEENVVSSVRHLQTEDYGVTPILKRVCPDLTSPPNDTFVRIIELVLKSSDDRGRREMKSLVLKLLKESSSSCAGSSADLCVETLYSYCQNCLESLLTLFQQASDSDFSEQSSELKEPILRQITLEADNLLWLTEILAGRNAAEEFAGLWSNQRELAGLHSKLPTKSRHLVSCVTARLFVAIGKGEMLPSKDTRQLLLDVWLQPLMDDYNWLQHGCRSFDRSVVEEGIGSTILTLPLEDQQTILLSWLGSFLKVGNSCPNLQKAFEVWWRRTFVRPYVEQQGSRSQSGRS; encoded by the exons ATGGCAGAATTCAAGGTTGGAAGCCTTGATGCCAGAACGACGAAGTTCAGAACCGTCCCGATTGCTGTCACCCCGGAAGGTTTCTGGTGCTGCCCGTCGCAGACCGTGCTCCAGAAGACAGTCAAGAACCAAAACCAGCAGACGAGGCCTAAAGTGGGCGCATCCCCTCCGGCGTCAAAGGCCTCCTCGGTCCAGAGGGCGCCGACTATCTCGTCGGAGAGGAGAACACATTCCACTCCAACAAGGTCCAGAGCTAATTCAGATGAGCAAAGATGCCCGTCGGCGGACAATGCCGCCACCAATCCACCCAAGGTAGCCAGCGAGAGGCCACCGAAGCAACATAAGGTATCTGTTGGGTTTGGTCAGATTGAGATGAGTGACTTGAGAGTTGTGCTGTATGGCAAGGATGGGGTTGCTGTGAAGATGAGTGTGCACAAGAACATCCTTGCTGAAAATAGCACCTTCTTTGCTGATAAGCTTTCAAGGCAATCTCCAGTGTCCAGCATAGAAGTGCCTGATTGTGAAGATGTGGAGATCTATGTTGAGACTGTTGGCTTGATGTACTGCAATGATGTCAAGCAGAAGTTGATCAAGCAAAGTGTTCCACGCGTACTTCGGATCTTGAAG GTTGCAGAATTATTGGGTTTCCGAGCATGTGTTCTGTCATGCTTGAATTACTTGGAAGCGGTCCCTTGGGCCGGGGAAGAAGAGGAGAATGTGGTCTCATCTGTTCGGCATCTTCAGACCGAGGATTACGGTGTCACCCCAATACTGAAGAGGGTATGCCCCGACCTAACCAGCCCACCAAATGACACGTTTGTGCGTATCATAGAACTAGTCTTGAAGAGCAGTGATGACAGAGGGAGGCGCGAGATGAAGTCCTTGGTCCTCAAGCTTCtcaaggagagcagcagcagctgtgCCGGCAGTTCTGCTGACCTGTGTGTTGAGACTCTCTACAGTTACTGCCAGAACTGCCTGGAGTCTTTGCTGACCCTGTTTCAGCAAGCATCTGACAGTGATTTCTCTGAGCAGTCTTCGGAGCTTAAGGAACCGATTCTTCGGCAGATTACGCTCGAAGCGGATAATCTCCTGTGGTTAACCGAGATTTTGGCTGGCAGGAATGCTGCAGAAGAATTTGCAGGCTTGTGGTCTAACCAACGTGAGCTGGCTGGGCTTCACTCCAAGCTACCGACCAAGTCGCGCCACCTTGTGAGCTGCGTCACTGCCAGGCTCTTTGTGGCGATTGGGAAAGGCGAAATGCTCCCGTCCAAGGACACCAGGCAGCTCCTGCTGGATGTGTGGCTGCAGCCTCTCATGGATGACTACAACTGGCTGCAGCATGGTTGCAGGTCGTTTGACCGGTCTGTCGTTGAGGAAGGGATCGGGTCGACGATCCTGACGCTGCCGCTGGAGGATCAGCAGACGATACTGCTCTCATGGCTCGGGAGCTTCCTGAAGGTTGGTAACAGCTGCCCCAACCTGCAGAAGGCCTTTGAGGTGTGGTGGAGGAGGACCTTTGTGCGGCCTTACGTCGAACAGCAGGGGAGCCGTTCGCAGTCGGGTCGGAGCTGA